Genomic window (Ureibacillus composti):
TATTATCAGTACAATTATTGGTGCTCTTATCGGATTATTTATTGGGGTGATGCACACAATTCCACTTCGAAAGAAATCTATTAAATCAGTCATTTTAAAATTAGTTAATGTCATATTAACAGTTTATGTAGAAATCTTCCGTGGTACACCAATGATTGTACAAGCAATGGTCGTATTTTATGGATTAGCTGCTTATGGCTTTGAAATGGATCGATTTGTTGCGGCAATTGTCGTTGTAGGATTGAATACAGGTGCCTATATGGCTGAATATGTTCGTGGTGGTATTGTTTCCATTGACAAAGGCCAATATGAAGCTGCAGAAGCGATTGGTATGGGACATTTCCAAACAATGATTCATGTGATTTTGCCTCAAGTTTTCCGAAATATTTTACCAGCTACAGGCAATCAACTAATTATGAATATTAAAGATTCTGCTGTGTTAAGTGTAATCAGTGTTACGGAGTTATTCTTTACGACAAAATCTATTGCAGGCGCAAACTTCCGATTTGCTGAATCATATATCATTACGTGTATAATTTATTTAATCATGACAGTTGTAGCTAGCCAAATTTTGCGTTATATCGAGAAAAAAATGGATGGCCAAAATGCCTACCAAGTTGAACAAATTAGAAAAAAATAGATTTAAGTCGCGTAAGGAGTTATAAAGATGGAAAAAGTAATTGAAATTAAACATCTAAATAAATCATTTGGTCAGCACGAAGTATTGCGCGATGTAAATTTCACTGTAAACAAAGGTGAAGTTGTCTGTCTAATCGGATCATCGGGCTCCGGAAAATCAACACTGCTTCGTTGTATTAACCTTCTTGAAACACCGAGTGGTGGGGAAATTATTTATAATGGTGAAAATATTTTAGATGAAAAACATAATATTAAAGAATATCGTACTCATTTAGGGATGGTATTCCAGCAATTTAATTTATTCGATAATCATAATGTATTAAGTAATTGTATGGTGGGGCAACAAAAAGTATTGAAACGTTCAAAAGATGAAGCAAAAGCGAATGCTTTAAAATACTTATCAGTTGTTGGCATGGACCAATATGTTAATGCAAAACCTCGTCAATTATCTGGTGGTCAAAAGCAACGTGTTGCCATTGCTCGTGCATTAGCAATGGATCCCGATGTAATGCTTTTTGATGAACCAACATCTGCTCTGGATCCTGAAATGGTAGGAGAAGTATTAAAAGTAATGCGCCAACTAGCAGATGAGGGGAATACAATGTTAATTGTAACCCATGAGATGGAGTTTGCTCGTGAAGTATCTGACCGAGTTGTGTTTATGGATAAAGGGGTAATTGTGGAGGAAGGACCACCTGAACAGGTACTTGTCAATCCGGTTAATGAAAGAACAAAAGAATTCTTAAAACGAACATTAAAATAATAAAAATGAAAACAGCAATCGTATATGACTTATACGATTGCTGTTTTAGCTTCTAGAATTCCATTCAGCATATAGAATGAAGACAATCGCAAATACGAATGCGATAATAAAAAACCACATTGGTAAACTACCAAAGGATAATGACATTTACAAAATCACCTCTATAAATTCATTGTATCATTTGCATGATAACCCTTCAATAAAAGGAAGATAGAGATCGTGGTGAACGAATTAGGTATTTTTATTAACACAGACATCTTAAAATGGTATAGAATATAAGAGAACAATGCAATTATTAAAGTGAGGTTAAAGTTATGTTAAATTTGAAGTGGAAAGAGGCACCAACAATCCGCACTGTAAAATGTGTTAATACAAATGCTTCAAAATATTTAGTATCGAATGTATTAACGGTTGGAAAAGAATATGAAGTGAAAAATGAAACAGAAGAGTTTCTATTTGTAGTTGATAATACTGGCAATGTTGGCGGTTACTATAAAGATTATTTTGAAGAACTTTAATATTGAAAAAGCACGATTAGCGAAGACAGTATCTTCTACTAATCGTGCTTTTATTTTTGATCAATTTCCAGTAGTTTCGATTCTAACGCATTTTGTTGCTCATTGCTTGTAGCCTGTACTCGTAGCGTTTCTTCAATTGATTCAATTAATTGAAGTTGAGTTTGTTTAAAGACATCAATCTCTGCGTGTGAAATGGTTTTGCGATTCTGATTCGAATCATTTGCGGTTGACTCTAACATTTTTGCATTTTTACGAATCATTTCATCTGAAGCATTCATTAAGCGTTCCTGCATCATATTGGCCCTACGTTGATTATTTAAATTAATGAGTATTGAAATTTGAGATTGCCATAATGGAATCGTTGTCATAATGGATGATTGAATTTTTTCAATTAACATTTGATTTGTTTGCTGCATGAGTCGAATTTGTGGAGCTGATTGAACAGCTATTTCTCTCGAGATTTGCAATTCATAAATTTTTCGGTCAAGCCATTCAATTGACATAAGTAAATCTGATAGTTTTTGCTTCGCCATCGGATCGTCTTTTGATTGCTCGACTTTATTAAGTAATTTTGTGTAGTCATTTTTTTTCAAATCCATCAACTTTAACTCGCCAGCTGCAATAAAAACGGAAATATGATGAAAATAATCTTCGTTTAACCGAAATAGTTCGTCTAACATGTTCATATCTAAGAATAGCCCTTTTTGGGCGTGTTGAAGTTGTATACTTAATCGATCAATTTGTTTACTTAAGCGGTTATATTGTGACATGGTTTCTTGGATAGATGATTTTCTTCGACTAAATAGTTTAGAAAAGAAACCTTTACTGTTCTCAATAAGATCGTCTGGGTTAATTTTTTCTAATTGTTCCATCAACTTATGAAGTACTTCTCTTATTGGGGAAGTATCATTTCGTTGAACTTGTACAAGCAAATTATGGCTAAAAGTTTTTAAAGCTTCTTGAACCTCTGAACCAAAATTCAAGACATAGTCATATCGAGAAACATCAATTTTACTAGCTAAATGCAAAGCTTTAGATTGATCTTCTGAAGAGAGAGACGAAAACAATCCTGGTAAATGTCCTTTACTAGAATCCGATTGAGTCATCGAAAAATCAGAAAAAGAGCTCATGATATTTGTAATTGCATTACCAGAGCTCTTTGATTCTGTCATCTTTCTTCACCTCTTAGTTCAAGTTGTTTTCGTCTCTTTTCATTTTCTAATTTTACGAAATCCAATTCAATTTTTAAATTTTCTATATCTGATTCAAGTGCTGACTTTAGATCATCTTCCATTGTTACATGTAAATCCTTTAATGTTTTACGTGTATCTTCAAGTGCTAGATGGACTTCAGTATCCTTAATTTGCTGTTGAGACAACATTGTATATGTCTCTGTTAAATGTACAGCAGAAGGTAAGTGTGCATAGAAGAAGTCTTCTACGTTGTAAAATTTCTGTGGGTTTGATTGTACAATGTTTACAATACGTCGAGATAATTTTGTCATTTCATTTAGTAATTTAAATGAACGAATTGATCGAACACGAACATACTGTTGTGTTAAAGAATTGATATGTGATTTAGCTTGCTTTATTTGACTTTCAATATGTTTAAATTCTGAGCGGGAAAGTTTCAGCTCTTTTGCTCTTTTGGATTTCTGGATTATTTTTATGGCGCTATTACTCACAATATAGGTTAATATTGTAAGAATTGGCACGACCACAGCACCTAGGTCAAAATTAACTATTGTCAATATATATATAGAAAAACTGAACAAAAAGTTAAGTGCATGTCTGATAAAAAAATTCGTTGCACCAAGCATAATCGTACCTCCTCTAGTTCTATAGTTGTAATACGTATAAGTTGAAGAAAAAGTTTCAAAAACAAAGTTCTTTCTATTTAAAACTTATTATGATTGTACAACTTATTTCAATGTTTTTGTATTGGAAAGTAAAGTAACATTTTAACAACTATACTAGATTAGATTGAAATATTGTGTAACCTTTAATATCTTCAAAAATCTCCTTTTGATAAGTACAAGTTTGTTGAGACTCTACATATCCTTTTTGAAGAAAATGCAGAAATTCTCGAATGGAACTATTTTTACCTTCTACTTCGATTTCAACGTATTGTTTATTCGGAACCGAACAAAATCCCTTTAAGCCTAATTGTAACGCTTTTTGATGTATGGATTGTGTTAGTTGAAATGTAAGTTCGATTTTCATCTTTATTAAGATATGTACCCTTTGTGCCATCGGACTTCCTCCAATAAGTGATCAATAATGAGCGTAATGTAACGGTATAAAAAGTACCGTTCACATCATTATAATAGAGTTTGGATAATTAGACATTTACTAAACGTTTGATAAAATAAGAATAAGGGAAGGGATGATCAATTATGTTTAAAATAATCTATATGGTAGCAGATTTTGAACCATGGTGGTTATTTGATGGATGGGAGTCATCAATTATTTCCACAGAAGAATATCAATCCGAAGAAGAACTACATAACGCGTTAGAAGCTAAACTTAACGATTTTCGTAAAAAGTATCAACATGAGGCAAGTAAAGAAAAGCGGTTTTTCGCATTTTGGAATGATGATGAAGTTGAATTTTGTGAAGCGTGTGATGAGGATTCACAAATTTACCATGGTATAATCGTTGAGACATTGTAGAATAATACGAATAGTAACAAAAAATAAATTAAACATACTTTCAATTTACAGAAATCAAAGAATTTTTGTGAAAAAGATTGAATAATTTATTTGACATTGAGTAAAATAATGGTATACTAAATTTAACAATAAAATTGTTTTACCGGGTACAAATGATTCACATATTACAAAGAGTGATCGGTGTAATGTCGGTACTCTTCGTAATATGTGAATTTTTTATTTGGGTAAAAAATTCCATATTGTTACACTTTATTTTTTGGAGGTTTTTTCAAATGAAACAAGGTACAGTAAAATGGTTTAACTCAGAAAAAGGTTTTGGATTCATCGAAGTTGAAGGTGAAAACGACGTATTCGTACACTTCTCAGCTATCCAAGGTGAAGGTTTCAAAACTCTTGACGAAGGTCAAAAAGTGGAATTCGAAGTTGTAGAAGGCAACCGCGGACCACAAGCTGCTAACGTAACTAAACTTTAATTCATAAGAATTAAAATTAAATTCGTTAATTCTAGACATCCCAATTTTGGGGTGTCTATTTCTTTTTGACTCAGTCAATATAGTATGTACCTTCATTCATTTTTTATAATTGATATTTATAATATTCTGTTATTTTTTTCATTTATTTAACAGATGGATGTTAGCGAATTTTACAAACCTCTGCCACAAACACTTCTTAATGATCTCCTTTATGTAGCATCAAAAGATTCCCATAGAAATTGCTCCATATTTAATTGAAGTGCAGTTGAAATTAGTCATGAAATCAAATACCTGAAGAAATGCATTTCACTTTCATCATAAAATGAAAAGAATCACCATCATAAAAAAATGATGATGATTCCTAATTGGTATTACCAAAGGACATGATTTGCTAAGCAGGTAGGAAAGTGGGGCTATTGCTGAGATATTTTTTCTAATGTTGATGTGACAATGTAATCTTCTTCTTGATCAATTTGCATAATGGATTCACGTTTTATTTCACCATAGTCTTTTACAAAATACTTTCTGTTGATGAAATTATCTCCCTTTTCTTCAATAACGAACACATGTTCGAAATTCTTGTATGGCGTTTTTAGTGTTTCATCAACTTTTACAATTTTCCATTTGCCAAACTGAGTTCCAACTTCAATAGGTCCAGCTAAATAGGTTTCAATGGCTTGCATATCCTCCAATGCAGAGACCTCCGGATAAGGAATTTCACCTGACGTACCTTCTATTACTTCTTCAAGAATTATTTCAATCTTATCGTCTAAGATTCGAAAAACACGGAGTAATGTTACGCCACCATTATCTTCAATATGGGCAACATATTTTTCAGATAGCCAAACTGTTTTCACATTTAATGTAGCGAATTCATTTCCTTCTCCAAGAAAGTATGCCACTGATTGATTTGGTTTAAAAAATGATGAAAAGTCAATTGTATTATTTGTAGATTCGTCATTTGATTGATCTGTAGAGTCTTCGCTTGCCTCGTGGTCTGTTTCATCAGAAACTGTTGGAGTAGGGGAGTGTTCCTCTTGAACTTGTACTTTAACTTTATCATCATCGTTACAGCCAGTAAGAATCATTAACAAAATTAAGGAAAATGCTATTGCACTTCTCATTTGAATGCCTCCTTTAACTTACTATATCTTATTCTTTACCAGTACTCCTAAGTTATTCTTGTATATTAAAAATTTTCTAATTTCGAATAATAGTTAATCATATTTATATTATGTAAACTAATGATAGAATTTGTTGCGTTTTTTAGTGAAGAACTTGTCCTATAAAAATTATCCATAAAAAAGAGAGTGCTCTCCTATTTGAACACTCTCTAATTCGCTAGAATCTTATTTAATTCCTTGAGCTTCTTTCCATTCTAAGAACTCATCATATGTTAATTGTTTATCTAAAATTGTACCGTCTTCTTGAATTTCAATTACACGGTTAGCAATTGTTTGGATGAACTGATGGTCATGAGAAGTGAATAGCATTGCGCCTTTGAAACGAATTAATCCTTCGTTAAGTGCTTGGATAGATTCTAAGTCCAAGTGGTTCGTTGGTTCATCTAATAATAATACATTTGAATTAGCAAGCATCATTTTAGATAACATACAACGTACTTTTTCTCCTCCTGATAAAACAGAAGGGGATTTTTTCACTTCTTCACCAGAGAATAGCATACGACCTAAGAAACCACGTAAGAAGCTTTCTGTTTCATCTTCAGGTGAATATTGGCGTAACCATTCAACTAATGTTTTTTCACTGCCAGTAAAGTATTTATCATGATCATTTTCGAAGTAGCTTTGAGATGTTGTTACACCCCATTTAAATGTACCGCTATCTGCTTGTCGTTGTTCCATTAAGATATCCATTAAAGCAGTTTTTGCAAGTGGGCTACCAAGTAAAATGATTTTATCTTCTTTGTTCATCATGAAGCGAACATCTTTAAGTAGTACTTCGCCATCTTGAGTAGCGGATAAACCTTCAACAGTTAATACATCGTTTCCAATTTCACGGCCAATTTGGAAGTTAATGAAAGGATATTTACGGCTAGATGGTTTGATGTCTTCTAGTTCGATTTTATCTAACATTTTTTTACGTGAAGTGGCTTGACTCGATTTAGAAGCGTTTGCAGAGAAACGAGCAACGAATGCTTGTAATTCTTTAATTTTTTCTTCTTTTTTCTTATTTTGGTCTTGAGCCATTTTAAGTGCTAATTGACTAGACTCATACCAGAAATCATAGTTACCAACATAAATTTGGATTTTCGAAAAATCTAAATCCGCAATATGTGTACAAACTTTGTTTAAGAAGTGACGGTCATGGGATACTACGATGACTGTATTTTCAAAGTTGATTAAAAATTCCTCTAACCATTTAATTGCTTTTAAATCTAAGTGGTTGGTAGGCTCATCGAGTAATAGAACATCTGGTTTACCAAATAAAGCTTGAGCAAGTAATACTTTGACTTTATCTGAACCTTCTAAGTCCGCCATTTGCATGTAATGAAGCTCGTCGCCAATACCTAAACCATTAAGTAATGTTGCCGCTTCAGAATCTGCTTCCCATCCGTTTAAGTCTGCAAATTCACCTTCTAATTCGGCAGCACGCATGCCGTCTTCATCAGAAAAATCCTCTTTTGCATAAATTGCGTCTTTTTCAGCTTTTACTTCCCAAAGACGTTTATTACCCATTACAACAGTATCAAGTACATTGAATTCATCGTATTCAAAGTGATTTTGTTTTAAAACAGATAATCGTTCGTCTTTACCCATTGATACATGACCTTCTTGAGGTTCAATATCACCAGATAAAATTTTTAAAAATGTTGATTTCCCAGCACCGTTTGCTCCGATTAGACCATAACAGTTACCAGGTGTGAATTTAATATTTACGTCTTCAAATAGTTTACGATCGCCATAGCGAAGACCTACACCACTAACTTGAATCATGTAAGTACCTCCTAAAATTTTTTTCATTCTATTTTATACTGCAGATATACATAGCAAAAATTGCTACTTTTTCTTTTGTACACAATGTTTCTATTATAGCATGTCAGTTGTTGTAAGGAAACTAACTTTCATTATGAGTGTTAAAACGAATCGATTCGACAGCTATTGTCTAATTGTGTAAATTTTCAAAATTTTCCGGGAAATTAAACGAGGAATCTTAATTATTTTCCAACATGTTATTGAAATGATTTTAGGAGAAAAAAATCACTGCATTACATTGGTAAAACTATAACGAAGGTAGGAAATCATCGAAATATAGATGAAACAATAATGCAGATAGCAACTTCATATGAAAAGTAATATTTTAATCTTATTTTAGTGTGAAGTGATGATTATAGAATGCCTCTCTCGTTTGTAACTAAATTATAGTATAATTATTAGTAGAAAAAGTTGAGAGGGATAGTAGATGTTGCGACAAGCTCAAAAAATTTTAAAAGATTATTTTGGTTATGATTCATTTCGAAAAGGCCAACAAGAAGTAATTCAGAATGTATTAAATGGTCAAGATACATTATGTGTAATGCCAACTGGTGGTGGGAAGTCACTATGTTATCAAGTACCTGCATTAGCATTGGATGGAACAACAATTGTCATTTCTCCATTAATCTCTTTAATGAAAGATCAAGTGGATCTATTGCGTGCCAATGGGATTCAAGCAGCCTTTATTAATAGTTCATTGACTTCTTCAGAAATTGATAAAACGATGATGAATGTTAGAAATGGTGAAGTTAAACTTCTTTATATTGCACCAGAGCGGCTTGAAATGGATTCCTTTTGTATGGCACTTTCACAACTCAATGTACCGTTAATAGCAATAGATGAAGCCCATTGTATTTCTCAATGGGGACATGATTTTAGACCAAGTTATCGAGCGATTTCAAAGGTATTAAAATTATGGAACACTAAGCCGACGATTATTGCGCTTACTGCTACAGCAACACCTACTGTCAGTGAAGACATTTGTCAGGTTTTACATATAGAATCAGAGGATACTTTTATTACAGGATTTGCGCGGGATAACTTAACATTTAAAGTATTGGTCGGTGAGAATAGAGAAAAGTTCATAAAAAACTATCTCGAGAATAATAAGAATGAGTCAGGGATCATTTATGCTGCAACCCGAAAAGCAGTGGACAGTCTTTATGAGTTGTTATTGAAATTCGGTATATCGGTAGCGAAATACCATGCGGGGATGTCTGAGGCTGAACGAAATGATGAACAAAATCGTTTTCTTGCAGACCAAGCCCAACTCATGATTGCAACAAATGCTTTCGGAATGGGTATAAACAAAACAAATGTTCGCTACGTGATCCATTATCAAATGCCACGTAATATGGAAAGTTATTATCAGGAAGCTGGAAGGGCTGGTCGTGATGGACTTCCAAGTGAATGTATCCTACTTTACTCACCTTCAGATGAACAAACTCAACGCTTTTTAATTGATCAATCCCGAGACCCCTCTAGAATTCCACTAGAACTAGAAAAATTACAACGTATGGTTGACTATTGCCATACTGAAATGTGTTTACAGTTGTATATCCTTCAATATTTTGGTGAAGAAGTGGAAGTAACTTGTGAACGATGCGGCAACTGTTGTGATGAGCGTCCAAGTGTTGAAGTAACAGAAGATGCGCAACGAGTGTTATCGTGTGTTGTTCGAATGGGCCAAAAATTTGGGAAAACGATTACTTCACAAGTGTTAGCTGGCTCAAAAAATAAAAAAGTAGAAGGATTTAGACACCTTTCAACCTTTGGTATTTTAAAGAAAATGAGTGCAAAAGAAATCGCGAATTTTATTGAATTCTTAATTGCGGAACGTATTTTGCTCGTTCATCCTGGTCAATTCCCGACAATTTATGTTTCGGAGGATGGGAAGGATGTACTGTTAGGTAAAAGAAAGGTATCACGGCGAGTTCAAACTGTAAAAGCGGTGGTGAAGCAAGATGATCCGTTATTCGAAAAGTTAAGAGGCTTGCGTAGGGAAATCGCTGAGCGTGAAGGTGTACCACCTTTTGTTGTCTTTTCAGATAAAACATTACGTGATATGTGTGAGAAACAACCAATAGACGAAGTAGGCTTCTTAGAAGTCAGTGGTGTCGGACAAAATAAACTAGAGAAGTATGGGGAATTATTTATTTCTTCTATTCGTGAATTTGTGAATGCGTAACTGCCTAAAGGTGATGATATTATCGTTTAAGGAAGAAAGTCTTTGTAAAAAGAAATTAAACGCTAATTTGTTTTTGTTCATTAAAAGAATTCTAATAAAAGATTCTAATAGAGTGTTTGGTGAGTGCGGGCTAAGCACACAAGCCGCAAAGCCACGTTAAAAACGTGTCTTTTCGACTTGTCTTTGTGCTTTGTGTAGGCCCGCCCACATATAATTTTTTCTTCTAATCTTTCTTGCTACTTTACGCAGCTTACAGTGGTAGGCTGCGCTTTCTTATATGGGCTAACAACTTCTATCTTTGTAAGGCATACATTTAATTTTTTTAATTTTTGAATATATATTTTATAATTTCATTAAAAATGAAAAACGACAAACGTCCTGTTTTCAAGTGGATGTTTGTCGTTTTTATTTTTAGGGAGTTATTTATTATTTTCCCAATGTTGTTGGATGAATTCATCTCGGCCTGAAATTGCGCGGTCTTCTTTATAATGTTCTAACTCTTTTTTATAGTAGTCTTGATGATAATCCTCCGCGATGTAAAAAGTCTCTGCGGGAAGGATTTTTGTAACGATTGGCTTTTTAAAACGACCGCTTTCAGCTAATTGTTGTTTAGAGCTTTCCGATAGTTCTTTTTGCTTTTCATTGTGATAAAAAATTGCCGTTTTATAGGATTCCCCACGATCATGGAATTGTCCACTATCATCCGTAGGGTCGATTTGCATCCAATAAATTTCAAGTAATTGTTCATAAGAGAAAATGTTAGGATCGAACTCGATTTGTACGACTTCTAAATGACCAGTATCTCCTTTTTTTACTTGTTCATATGTAGGGTTAATCACGTGACCACCCATGTATCCTGAAGTTACTTTATGTACGCCATCCCAAGTATCGAATGGTTTTACCATACACCAAAAGCAGCCACCAGCAAATGTTGCTTTTTCCATTTTTTACGCCTCCATATGCTTAAAATAAATAGTATTGTACCATGATGTATGTACGACATCAAATTTATCTTTATTTAGCAGAAGTTCCTCCAAAATTCCAGAAGCTGATCTTAATTAAATCTTTATTCAGGATATATAAGTGGAAGTTAATGTTGTATCCGTGCGAACAGCTGCTAACTGACCCTCGCGTGTGGCTTATATATCATTTAAAATCCAGAAGAATTGACAGAGGTGAAATTCATTTTACCTGAAAGATCATTTCACAAGGATTTATCGTACTTTGTGTAGTATTGGGGATACTACGAACCATTTCTAATTTTTAGACGTCACAATATTCAGTTGAAATAAAAAGGAGTTTTTATATGGAAGAAAATCAACAATTTGAACATCGTCCAACCCGCTATAAAAAGAGAAGACTCCGTAAAGGAAGAGTGTTTTTTCTCCTATTGTTTATTTTCGTAATTGGGATAGGCGTTTATGCAGTAATGCAATACAGAAGTGGGCTAGAGCTTGCAAGTAAAACAAAACATCCGGAAGAATCATTTGTGGCAGACGAACCAACAACAGAAATTGTATCGAATTATTTAATTGTTGGGGTCGATAGTCGTGGTGAGGAACAATCACGTTCTGATACGATGATGCTTTTATCATGGAATAGTGAAACGGATGAAATGAAACTTGTATCTTTTATGAGAGATATTTACGCGGATATCCCAGAGTACCAATCGTATAAATTAAACACAGCTTATTATTTAGGCGGAGTTCAATTGTTAAAAGATACAATCAGTACGATGTTTGATGTGCCGATTCATCATTATGTATTAATAGACTTTAAAAGTTTTGAATCATTAATTGATATTATGGCTCCAAGTGGTATTGAAATGGATGTAGAAAAAGATATGTCCGAACATATTGGTGTGTCCTTAACAAAAGGTGTACAAAACTTAAATGGTAAGGAACTATTAGGATATGCACGTTTCCGACACGATGAAAATGGTGATTTTGGGCGAGTAGAACGTCAACAAAAAGTAATCGATGCATTAAAAAATGAACTAATATCTCCAAGAAATATAAAAAACTTACCAAAGTTAATTGGTGCTGCACAAGGTTATATCACGACAGACCTTTCGACAAGTGATGAAATAAAAACAGTGTTATCTGTTGCGGCAAGTGGGTCTGTAGAAATAGAAAAATTAACGATTCCAGCTAAGGGGACGTATTCTTTTGCAGATTATAGTCATGCTGGTTCTGTCATTGAAATAGACAAACAAACAAATACACAAATTTTACATGAATTTTTGAAATAAATGGAGACTATTATTTTATTAATCAAATTTTACATGATAAAATAAATTATAGTATGATTGGTAGTTAAGTCGAGGTGATTGTTTGGAGAAAGAACGAGGAACAAGTAAGGAAGAGCGTGAACGTTTTGGTTCATTTTTCTTTTCCACTAAATTTATTCGATTTTTAGGTGGGAAAAATCTATTATTTCTATTAATTTCGCTACTTTTATTAGGCTGCGTTATTTTCATTTTTGATAAGATAGACTGGATTTTTCATCCACTACAAGTATTGTTTGAAGTAGTAATTCTTCCAGGTGTACTCGCAGTAATTGCCTATTATTTATTGCGTCCATTACTAAAGATCCTTGTAAGATGGAAAGTTCCTCGGGCATGGGGAATTATCATTCTCTTCATTCTAGTAATCGGTTTACTGACATTGCTAGTATTACTCGTTTTTCCATTTTTAAGAGATCAATTTACAAAGTTAGTTCAAGAATTCCCAATGTACTTTATGGCCTTAGTTGAAAACATTGTTACTTTCCTTAATAGCACTCGATTTAATGAACTATTCGAAAGAGTGAATATCAACTACGATAAAGTATTAAATGATGTAATGAACGATCTTGGTTCAACAGTTAGAGATACTTTTTCCAACTTAGCATCAGGTGTAGCTACAGGGATTACCGGATTAGTTTCAACTGTGACAGGGATTATATTATCTCTTGTGACCGTACCATTCATTCTATTTTATTTATTATACGAGGGTGAAAAGCTCCCAAGATTTATTTTGCGTCTGTTCCCTCCACGTATGCGTAATGAAATAGGGCAAGTCATGAAAGAAATGGATAAACAAGTAAGTTCTTACATACAAGGGCAAATTATGGTGTCGATTTGTATTGGGATTATGATGACAATTGGATTTTTAATTATCGATTTAGATTATGCCTTTTTACTTGGTTTCTTAGCCATGATTACAAGTGTTGTCCCTTATTTAGGACCAGCAATTGCGATTACTCCTGCAGTAGTCATTGCGATTGTTACATCACCGTTCATGCTAATTAAATTAATTATCGTTTGGACAATTGTTCAACTTGTAGAAGGCAAGTTCATTACCCCAAAAATTATGGGGAGATCCTTATCGATTCATCCGATTACCATCATTTTCGCTTTATTAACAGCAGGTTCTTTATTTGGCGTGCCAGGTGTTATTCTTGGAATTCCAGGATACGCATTATTTAAAGTTCTTGTGACACATTTATTTAAGTTCATGAAAAGACGCTACAATAAATTCGAACACGAATCAGAAAATAAATACGAAATTGACTAAAAAAAGGTTGTTCACCCACCCGAGGTGAACAACCTTTTTCTTATATATAAAGTTTAAATTTTAGAAGGTAGAACAGTCTCTAGCTACGCGGGCTAGCTGCTCGGGACACTTCGACTCCTCCTACGATGGCAAAAAGCGCC
Coding sequences:
- a CDS encoding ATP-binding cassette domain-containing protein produces the protein MIQVSGVGLRYGDRKLFEDVNIKFTPGNCYGLIGANGAGKSTFLKILSGDIEPQEGHVSMGKDERLSVLKQNHFEYDEFNVLDTVVMGNKRLWEVKAEKDAIYAKEDFSDEDGMRAAELEGEFADLNGWEADSEAATLLNGLGIGDELHYMQMADLEGSDKVKVLLAQALFGKPDVLLLDEPTNHLDLKAIKWLEEFLINFENTVIVVSHDRHFLNKVCTHIADLDFSKIQIYVGNYDFWYESSQLALKMAQDQNKKKEEKIKELQAFVARFSANASKSSQATSRKKMLDKIELEDIKPSSRKYPFINFQIGREIGNDVLTVEGLSATQDGEVLLKDVRFMMNKEDKIILLGSPLAKTALMDILMEQRQADSGTFKWGVTTSQSYFENDHDKYFTGSEKTLVEWLRQYSPEDETESFLRGFLGRMLFSGEEVKKSPSVLSGGEKVRCMLSKMMLANSNVLLLDEPTNHLDLESIQALNEGLIRFKGAMLFTSHDHQFIQTIANRVIEIQEDGTILDKQLTYDEFLEWKEAQGIK
- the recQ gene encoding DNA helicase RecQ, which codes for MLRQAQKILKDYFGYDSFRKGQQEVIQNVLNGQDTLCVMPTGGGKSLCYQVPALALDGTTIVISPLISLMKDQVDLLRANGIQAAFINSSLTSSEIDKTMMNVRNGEVKLLYIAPERLEMDSFCMALSQLNVPLIAIDEAHCISQWGHDFRPSYRAISKVLKLWNTKPTIIALTATATPTVSEDICQVLHIESEDTFITGFARDNLTFKVLVGENREKFIKNYLENNKNESGIIYAATRKAVDSLYELLLKFGISVAKYHAGMSEAERNDEQNRFLADQAQLMIATNAFGMGINKTNVRYVIHYQMPRNMESYYQEAGRAGRDGLPSECILLYSPSDEQTQRFLIDQSRDPSRIPLELEKLQRMVDYCHTEMCLQLYILQYFGEEVEVTCERCGNCCDERPSVEVTEDAQRVLSCVVRMGQKFGKTITSQVLAGSKNKKVEGFRHLSTFGILKKMSAKEIANFIEFLIAERILLVHPGQFPTIYVSEDGKDVLLGKRKVSRRVQTVKAVVKQDDPLFEKLRGLRREIAEREGVPPFVVFSDKTLRDMCEKQPIDEVGFLEVSGVGQNKLEKYGELFISSIREFVNA
- the msrA gene encoding peptide-methionine (S)-S-oxide reductase MsrA; translated protein: MEKATFAGGCFWCMVKPFDTWDGVHKVTSGYMGGHVINPTYEQVKKGDTGHLEVVQIEFDPNIFSYEQLLEIYWMQIDPTDDSGQFHDRGESYKTAIFYHNEKQKELSESSKQQLAESGRFKKPIVTKILPAETFYIAEDYHQDYYKKELEHYKEDRAISGRDEFIQQHWENNK
- a CDS encoding LCP family protein; the protein is MEENQQFEHRPTRYKKRRLRKGRVFFLLLFIFVIGIGVYAVMQYRSGLELASKTKHPEESFVADEPTTEIVSNYLIVGVDSRGEEQSRSDTMMLLSWNSETDEMKLVSFMRDIYADIPEYQSYKLNTAYYLGGVQLLKDTISTMFDVPIHHYVLIDFKSFESLIDIMAPSGIEMDVEKDMSEHIGVSLTKGVQNLNGKELLGYARFRHDENGDFGRVERQQKVIDALKNELISPRNIKNLPKLIGAAQGYITTDLSTSDEIKTVLSVAASGSVEIEKLTIPAKGTYSFADYSHAGSVIEIDKQTNTQILHEFLK